The Corallococcus macrosporus genome segment TGCTGCACGACCCGCAGACCGCGGGGCTCGCGCCCACGCTGGCGGCGGCGGGCGCGCGCGTGGTCTGGCGCTGCCACATCGGGTGTGACACCCCCGGCGAGGAGGTGGCGCGGGCGTGGGCGTTCCTCGCGCCGGGGCTCGCCGCCGCGAGGCTCGCGGTCTTCTCCCGGGCCGCCTACGTACCGCCGCTGCTCGCGGACCGCTCCGTCATCATCCCGCCCTCCATCGACATCTTCGCGGTGAAGAACCAGCCCATGTCGCCGCGGGCCGCGAGCGCCATCCTGGGCCACACCGGGCTCGTGGCCCTGGCGCCGCAAGCCGCCGAGCCCGTCTTCACCCGGACGGACGGGGTCCCGGCCCGCGTGTCGCGGGGCGCGGACATCGTGCGGCTGGGCTCGGCGCCCGACCCCACGGCGCCGCTGGTGGTGCAGGTCTCCCGCTGGGATCCGCTGAAGGACCCGGTGGGGGTGCTGCGGGGCTTCGCGTTGCTGCTGCGGGAGTCGCCCGGCCTGCGCGCGGAGCTGGTCCTGGCCGGGCCGTCGGTGACGTCCGTCGCGGATGATCCGGAGGCGGCGGCGACGCTCGAGAGCGTCATCTGCGTCTGGCGCGAGCAGCCCCGCTTCCTGCGCCAGCGCGTGCACCTGGCGAGCCTGCCCATGGTGGACCCGGAGGAGAACGCCGCCATCGTCAACGCGCTCCAGCGTCACGCGGCGGTGGTGGTGCAGAAGAGCCTGCGGGAGGGCTTCGGGCTCACCATCACGGAGGCCATGTGGAAGGCCCGCCCCGTGGTGGCCAGCGCGGTGGGCGGCCTCCAGGACCAGGTGCGCCACGAGGTGGACGGCCTGCTCGTGCGCGACCCCGGGGACCTGCCGGCGTTCGCCGCCTGCGTGCGCAGGCTCCTGGAGGACCCCGTCCTCGCGTCCCGCCTGGGGACCCAGGCCCACGAACACGTGCGCGTCCACTACACCGCCGTGCGCCACCTCTCGGAGCTGGTGGACCTGCTCGAACGCCTGGACGCGCCCGCGGGTCAGCCCGGGACGCGGCGGTAGAAGGCGTGCTTCGTCAGCTCCGTGGCGGCGACGTAGAGGCCGGTGATGGCGACGACGCCCCAGAGCAGTGCGCCCGGGGGCCGCACGAAGCCGAGCACCCCCGCGAACGGCAGGAAGGGAATCAGGAACGTCAGCGCGATGACGGCGCACGTGGAGGCGAAGAGCAGCGTGCCCGGCCGGCTGCGCCAGAAGGGCCGGCGCGTGCGCACCACCAGCGCGACCACCAGCTCCGTCAGCAGGGACTCGACGAACCAGCCGGTGCGGAACAGCGCCGGGCCCGCGTGGAACAGCCACCTCAGCGCGGCGAAGGTGAGGAAGTCGAAGACGGCGCTCACCAGTCCGAAGGTCACCATGAAGCGCGACAGGAAGCGCATGTTCCAGCGCCGGGGCCGCTCCACCAGCTCCGGATCCACGCTGTCCCCGGCCAGCCCCACCGCCGGGATGTCCGACAGGAAGTTGTTGAGGAGGATCTGCCCCGCCAGCATGGGGAGGAAGGGCAGCAGCAGGGTGGCCGCCGCCATGCTGAGCATGTTGCCCAGGTTCGCGCTCGTCGTCGTCAGGACGTACTTGAGGGTGTTGGCGAACGTCCTGCGCCCCTCCTGGATGCCGCGCCGCACGACGTCCAGGTGGCGCTCCAGGAGCACGAAGTCCGCGGCCTCCCGCGCCACGTCCGCGGCGTGCTCCACGGACAGGCTCGCGTCCGCCGCGTGCATTGCCGGCGCGTCGTTCACCCCGTCGCCCAGGAAGCCCACCACGTGGCCCAGCTTCTTCAACGCCAGCAGGATGCGCTCCTTCTGCGTGGGGTCCACCTCCACGAAGAGGTCCACCTTCTCCGCCTGGTGCCACAGCGCCTCGTCGCGCATCCGCTGCAGCTGCCGGCCCGTGAGCACCCGCTGCGTGCCAAGCCCCACCTGCCGGGCCACGTGCTCGGCGACGCGCTGGCTGTCGCCGGTGATGAGCTTGATGGCCACGCCCATCCGCGACAGCGCCTGGATGGCCTCGCGCGCCCCCTCCTTCGGCGGATCCACGAAGGCCAGGAACCCCTCGAACGTCAGCGCCTGCTCGTCCTCGCGCGTGTAGCGCTCGCGCGCCTCGATGGGGCGCGAGGCCACGGCGAGCACGCGCAGGCCCTGCTGTCCCCAGGCGTCGACGCGCGCCTGGAGCTCCGCCTGGAGCCGCGCGTCCAGCGGGCCCCTGCCCGCGACCTGGACGCAAGCCTCCACGACCTGCGTGAACGCCCCCTTCATGATGAGCCGGGGCTCCGCCTCCTGGCGCACGACGACGGACAGGCGCTTGCGCACGAAGTCGTAGGGAATCTCTCCCAGCTTCCGCGCGGGCGCGCCCGGGTGCGCCTGGAGGAGCGCCACGTCGAGCGGGTTGGAGAGGCCCGTCTGGTTCGCCGCGTTGAGGGCCGCCAGCCCGAGCACCGCCGTGGAGGGCGCCGCGTCCGGGGCGTAGGCCCCCGTCAGGCGGACCGCGCCTTCCGTCAGGGTCCCGGTCTTGTCCGTGCAGAGCACGTCCATGCTGCCCAGGTTCTCGATGGCGCTCAGCCTGCGCACCAGCACGCCCCGCTCCGCCATGACCCGGGCGCCCGCGGAGAGGTTCACGCTGAGGATGGCGGGCAGCAGCTCCGGGCTCAGCCCCACCGCGAGCGCCAGGGCGAAGAGCAGGGACTCCAGCGGAGGACGCGCCAGCAGCGAGTTCACCGCGAGGACTCCCAGCACCATCACCGCCATCGTCGTGAGCAGCACGTAGCCGAAGTGACGGATGCCCCGGTCGAACTCCGTCTCCGGCGCGCGCAGCGACAGGCGCCGGGCGATGTCGCCAAGGGCCGTGTCGCGGCCCGTCGCCACCACGACGCAGGTGCCGGTGCCGTTGCGCACGTGGGTGCCCTGGAAGACGCAGTTGTCGCGCGCGACGAGCGGAGCATCCGGCGCGGCCTGCCCGGGGCGCTTCTCCACGGGGAAGCTCTCCCCCGTCAGCACCGCCTGGCTGACGAACAGGTCGGTGGCCTCCAGCAGGCGCGCGTCCGCCGGCACGATGCTCCCCGCGGACAGGCGCACGACGTCCCCCGGAACCACCTGGGGAAGCAGCACGGTGACGGGGCGGCCCTCCCGCAGGGCCTTCACGTGCGGGGTGACGCGCTGGCGCAGCTGGGCAATCGTGACCTGCGCCTTGTACTCGCGCGAGTACCCCAGCAGCACGCTGCCCAGCACGATGGCCACGACGATGACCGCGTCCGTCCAGTCCCCGGTGAACGCGGAGATGGACGCCGCGATGAGGAGCAGGAACACCAGCGGGCTCTTGAGCTGCGACCCGAGCACGCGCAGCCGCGACGGCCTCCGGGCGGTCTCCAGCGCGTTGGGGCCGGCCGCCTCCAGCCTCCGTGCGGCCTCCGCCGCGGACAGCCCCTCCGCGGAGGTCTCCAGGCTGGAGAGCAACGCCGGCAGCGGCTGGTTCCAGTACCTCGCTGGGGGCGGGCCGTGGGGCGCGGGGCGGACGACGGATGTGAGGAGCGACACGCCAGGCTCCCTTCCTCAGGTGGCGCCCACGCTTCGCCCCTCTTGCTGACGCCGGGAGCGCAGCCACTTCTCCAGGCCCACCACGGGCAGCACGCACGCGCCCACCAGCACCGACCGCGCGATGTCCCCCAGCGACAGCGGCGCGGAGCCGAAGATGCGCTGGAAGAAGGGCACGTACATGAAGGCGGCCTGGAGCACCACCAGCGCCACGATGCCCACGAACACGGTGCGGTTGCTGGTGAAGCCCACCTCGCGCGTGGAGCCGGTCAGCGTGCGGCACAGCCACAGGTAGAAGATTTGGAAGCTGACCACGGTGTTGACGGCCATGGTGCGCGCCTCGGCCAGGGCCCACTCACCGGGGGCCGCGCGGGTGCCGCCCTGGCGCGCGAACTCCCAGAGGAACAGCCCGATGGCGCCCGCCGCCATCAGCAGCGCGACGAGCCCGGTGCGCATCACCACGAAGTGGCTCAGCACGGGCGCGTCCGGCGCGCGGGGCGGGCGGCGCATGACGTGGCGTTCCTTCGCCTCGAAGGCCAGGGGCAGCGCCAGCGTGACGGTGGCCACCAGGTTGATCCACAAGAGCTGCGTGGGGCGCATGGCCAGCAGCGGCTCGCGCACGCCGCCCGACTCCTGCAAGGGAAAGAACGTCACGCCCAGCATGAGGATGAGGGCCAGGCCCAGGTTGGTGGGCAGCACGAAGGCGAGCGACTTGACCAGGTTGTCGTAGACGCGGCGGCCCTCCTCCACGGCGGCGACGATGGTGGCGAAGTTGTCGTCCGTCAGCACCAGGTCCGCGGCCTCGCGGGACACCGCCGTGCCGGTGATGCCCATGGCCACGCCGATGTTCGCCTGCTTGAGCGAGGGCGCGTCGTTGACGCCGTCGCCCGTCATGGCCACCACGTGCCCCTCCGCCTGGAGCGCGCGCACCAGCCGCAGCTTGTGCTCGGGGGCCAGGCGCGCGAACACGTTCGTGTCCTTCACCGCCTGGGCCAGCTCCGCGTCGCTCATGGTGGCCAGGTGCGCGCCCGTGAGGCCGGGGTGGCCCGGGGAGTGGATGCCCAGCTGCAGGCCAATGGCCTCCGCCGTGCCCAGGTGGTCGCCGGTCATCATCTTCACGCGGATGCCGGCGGCGTGGCAGCCCTTCACGGAGGCCACGGCCTCCTCGCGGGGCGGGTCGATCATCCCCTGCAGGCCCAGCAGCGTGAAGCCGTCCTCCACGTCCTGGGGCCGCAGCGCGTCCGCGCGGGGCATGCCCTTGCGCGCGAACGCGAGCACGCGCAGCCCCTGCCGCGCCATGCGCTCCACCTCCATCAACACGGCGTCCCGGTCCGTCCCCGGCCCGCAGCGGCGCAGCACCACCTCCGGCGCGCCCTTCAGGAACAGCTCGCCGCGGTGCTCCGTGCCGTCCGCGTGGAGGGTGGCCATGAACTGGTGCTCGGACTCGAAGGGGATGGCGTCCAGGCGGGGATGGCGCTCGCGCGGCTCCGTCACGCCCAGGCCCACCTTCTCCGCGGCGAAGAGCAGCGCGCCCTCCGTGGGGTCGCCCGTCATGCCCCAGCGTCCCTCGCGCGGCTGGAGGTCGGCCTCGTTGCAGAGCACGCCCGCGAGCAGCAGCGCGTGCACGTCCCCGGGCAGCTCGCCCACGGGGTGCCCGTTGCGCAGGAGCTGTCCCGTGGGCGTGTGGCCCACGCCGGTGAGCGCGTAGTGCCCGCGCCAGGTCCACAGCGCCTGCACGGTCATCTCGTTGCGGGTGAGGGTGCCCGTCTTGTCGGTGCAGATGACGGTGGTGCTGCCCAGCGTCTCCACGGCGGGCAGCTTGCGGATGACGGCGCGGCGGGCCGCCATGCGCTGCACGCCGATGGCCAGCGCGATGGTGACGATGGCGGGCAGGCCCTCCGGGATGGCGGCCACCGCCAGGGTGATGGCCACCAGCACGGCATCGCTGAACGCATAGCCCCGGAACACCCCCACCCCCAGCAGCACGGCGGACAGCACGACGATGCCGGCGGAGATGATGCGGCCCAGCCGGGCCAGCTCGCGCGTGAGCGGCGTGCTCAGGTCCGCGGCCTGCTCCATGAGGTGGGAGATGCGGCCCAGCTCCGTGGCGCCGCCGGTGGCCACCACCACGGCGGTGGAGGTGCCGGACGTCACCAGCGTGCCGCCAAACGCAAGGCTCGCCCGGTCCCCCAATTCCGCGTCCCCGGCGACGGCCGCGACGTGCTTGCTGGCGGGAACGGACTCGCCGGTGAGCGCGGCCTCCTCCACCTGGAAGTTGCGCGAGCGCAAAAGGCGCAGGTCCGCGGGCACGCGGTCGCCGGACACGAGCTGCACGACGTCACCGGGGACCAGCTCCGCGGCGGGCCGCGCCACGGGGTGTCCGTCCCGCAGCACGTTCGCGGTCTCCGGCACCATGTGGTTCAGGGCCTCGATGGCCCGTCCCGCGCGGTACTCCTGCACGAAGCCGATGAACGTGTTGAGGACCACGACGGCGGCCACGACCAGTCCGTCGGTCACCTTGCCCAGCAGGATGGCCAGCCCCGCGGAAGCGATGAGGACCCAGATGAGCGGGCTGTCGATCTGCCGCCACAGCAGCTTCCACGCGCTGTCGGGCCGTGAGCGCTCCATCACGTTGGGTCCATGGCGCGCGAGCCGTTCCCGCGCCGCCGCCTCCGTCAGTCCCTGGGGCGTGCTGGAGACCCGCTCCAGCACGGCCTCCGGGGGCAGCGCATGCCACGGCACGGAGCCCGCCTGCTTCAGTGGATGTGACGGCTCCTGCATGGCGTGCCTCCCACGAAGGAAGCTGGCCACGCCCTCACGCGGAAGGGGCCCGAAGAGGTGACAGGCCTCCACGGGCAGGGCTGTCCGTCAGCGCGACGCGAGCAGCCGCGCGGTGGTGTCGCGCAGGGCCTGCCGCGTGGCCTCGTTCCGGGTGACGTCGGGCCACGGCTGCTCGGCTTCTTCCATCAGCCAGCGGGCATCCCCCGGAGGGGACCAGCGTTCCCGCTGGAGGATGCGCGCGAGCCTGGCGGCGCAGACCTCCGGGCGCTCCCACGCGCGCTTCACCTGGGACAGCAGCCAGCCCACGAGCCCTGGCCGCGCGGCCAGGTCCGTGCGCACCACGCCCGGGTGGAGCACCACCACGTCCACCTCCGGGTGCGCGGCGGCGACGTCGCGCATGGCCAGCGCGAAGCACAGCTTGGTGTTGCAGTAGGTGCGGAGGCTGGAGAAGTCCTCGCCCGTGGGCGTGCGCGCGGCATCGAAGCGGCCCATGACGAGGAGGCCTCCGCTCACCACCAGGATGCGCCGCAGCCGGCCGGCTTCCAGCAGCGAGCGCTGCATCACCAGCGGCCCCAGGTGGTTGGTGACGAACGACGTCTCCAACCCGTCCTCGTTGAGTACCCGCTCCGACGGCCACAGCCCCGCGTTGTGCACGAGCGTCGCCCCCGGCGTGACGAGCTCCGCCAGGCGCTCGCCCAGCTTCCGCGCCCCCTCCACCGTCCCCAGGTCGCCCGGCACCGCGAGCGCCTGTCCGCCACGGCGCTCCACGTCCGCCGCCAGCGCCTGGAGCCGGTCCGCGTCGCGGGCCACGAGCAGCAGCCGCTGCTCCCGGTTCGACGCCAGCGCCAGGGCCAGCGCATGCCCGATTCCACGTGAAGCACCCGTGAGGATGAGGTCCGTCATGGGGCCCCAGCCTGCCAGGATGGGCCTGGGGCGTGGGAGTGGGCGGGTGTCCTCCCGCCCACTCCTACATGCGACCTGGGGGCGGCCCGGCGAGCGCCAAATGACCTTTGAAATTCACGGCGCCTTCCCGTAGTTTCCCCCGCGACTTCGAGGAGCGTTGCGAGGCCTTCCCGGCCCCAGGCTCGAAGCCGAATGACCCAACGGCGCTCACCTGTACGCGTTTCTTGCGAGGGTGAGGCGGCCTTTCCAGGGCCAATGCCTCCCCCTTGCCAGCACGGCGCGCCACCTGGATCCGGAGCCACACCATGACCGCGGTTACCAAGCAGCAGAATCACGACTACGCCATCGCCGACCTCAAGCTCGCCAGCTGGGGCCGCAAGGAGATCCGCATCGCCGAGAGCGAGATGCCCGCGCTCATGGCGATCCGCGAGGAGTACGCGAAGCAGCAGCCGCTCAAGGGCGCGCGCGTCACCGGCTCCCTGCACATGACCATCCAGACGGCCGTGCTGGTGGAGACGCTCCAGGCGCTGGGCGCGCAGGTGCGCTGGGCCTCGTGCAACATCTTCTCCACCCAGGACCACGCCGCCGCCGCGCTGGTGGAGGCCGGCACCCCGGTGTTCGCCCACAAGGGCGAGTCCCTCAAGGAGTACTGGGACTTCACCCACCGCATCTTCGAGTTCGGCCCCGCCGGCAGCGACCACGAGGGTCCGAACATGATCCTCGACGACGGCGGTGACGCCACGCTGCTCATGCACCTGGGCAAGCGCGCGGAGAAGGACCTCTCCGTCATCGCCAACCCCCAGAGCGAGGAGGAGCGCGAGCTGTACGCCTCCATCAAGGCCAAGCTCGCCGAGGACGGCACCTGGTACTCGCGCAAGAGCGCGAAGATCATGGGCGTCACGGAAGAGACGACCACGGGCGTGCACCGCCTCCAGGAGATGTCCAACAAGGGCACGCTCCTGTTCCGCGCCATCAACGTCAACGACAGCGTGACGAAGAGCAAGTTCGACAACCTCTACGGCTGCCGTGAGTCCCTGGTGGACGGCATCAAGCGCGCCACGGACGTGATGGTGGCCGGGAAGATCGCCGTCGTCGCGGGCTACGGCGACGTGGGCAAGGGCTCCGCGCAGGCCCTGCGCGCGCTGTCCGCCCAGGTGTGGGTGACCGAAATCGACCCCATCTGCGCGCTCCAGGCCGCGATGGAGGGCTACCGCGTCGTGACCATGGACTACGCCGCGGACAAGGCGGACATCTTCGTCACCGCCACGGGCAACAAGTCCGTCATCACCCATGAGCACATGGCCAAGATGAAGGACCAGGCCATCGTCTGCAACATCGGCCACTTCGACAACGAGATCGAGGTCGCCTCCCTGGAGCAGTACAAGTGGGAGGAGATCAAGCCCCAGGTCGACCACGTCATCTTCCCGGACAACAAGCGCATCATCCTGCTGGCCAAGGGCCGTCTGGTGAACCTGGGCTGCGGCACGGGCCACCCCAGCTACGTGATGTCCAGCTCCTTCGCGAACCAGACCATCGCGCAGATCGAGCTGTACTCGCACAGCGACAAGTACCAGGTGGGCAAGGTGTACGTGCTGCCCAAGCACCTGGATGAGAAGGTCGCCCGCCTCCAGCTCAAGAAGCTCAACGCCCAGCTCACGGAGCTCACCCCGGAGCAGGCGCAGTACATCGGCGTGCAGAAGAGCGGCCCGTACAAGCAGGACACCTACCGCTACTAGTCACCGCCTGACGTGACACACCCGGGGCACCGTGGGCTTCCTCGCCCGCGGTGCCCTTCGTGTTTCATCAGAACAGCCGGTTGAGGCCGTTGAGCGCCGCCACGCGGTACGCCTCCGCCATGGTGGGGTAGTTGAAGGTCGTGTTGATGAAGTAGTCGATGCCGTTGCCCGGCCAGTCCTGCGCCATGATGGCCTGGCCGATGTGGATGATCTCCGACGCGTTGTCCCCGAAGCAGTGGATGCCGAGGATTTCGCGCGTCTCCCGGTGGAACAGCAGCTTCAGCATGCCCACGGTGCGTCCGGTGATTTGCGCGCGCGCCAGGCTCTTGAAGAACGCGTGGCCCACCTCGTAGGGGACGCCCGCCTGGGTGAGCTCGCGCTCGGTGCGGCCCAGGCTGCTGATTTCCGGGCTGGTGTAGATGCCGGTGGGAATGTCCTTCACCAGCTTGTGCTCCATCCGCCCCTCCACGATGTGCGTGGCGGCGAAGCGGCCCTGGTCATAGGAGGCGCTCGCCAGGGACGGTGCGCCCACCACGTCGCCCACCGCGTAGATGTGGGGCACGGACGTCTGGTAGCCGTCGTTGACCTGGATGCATCCGCGCGAGTCCACCGCGATGCCCAGCGCCTCCAGCCCCAGGTCCTGGCTGTTGCCGGAGCGGCCGTTGGCCCAGAGGAAGACGTCCGCCTTCAGCCGCTTGCCGCTCTTGAGGTGCAGCACCACGCTGTCGTCGTGCGGCTCCACCGACACCATCTCCTCCTGGTGGCGGATGAGCACGCCCTGCTCGCGCAGGTGGTAGGAGAGCGCGTCGGAGATTTCGTCGTCCAGGAAGGACAGGAGCCGGTCGCGCGTGTTCACCAGGTCCACCTTCACGCCGAGCATCCGGAACATGGAGGCGTACTCGCAGCCGATGACGCCCGCGCCGTAGATGATCATCGACAGCGGGGACTCGCTCAGCTTGAGGATGGTGTCCGAGTCGAAGATGCGCGGGTGGCGGAAGTCCACGCCCGCGGGCCGGTAGGGCCGGGAGCCCGTGGCGACGACGAAGGCGTCCGCGGTGAGCAGCTCCACGGAGCCGCGCGGCTCCGTCACCTCCACCGTGTGCGCGTCCCGGAACTTCGCGCGGCCCACCACCAGCTCCACCCGGTTGCGCTCGTAGAAGGTGGTGCGCAGCTGCACCTGCTTGGAGACGACGTTGGTCGCCTTGCGCATCATGTCCTTGAAGGTGGTGTGCCGGGCCAGCTCCGCCCGCAGCTCCGGGTGGTCCAGCTGCACGTCCAAGAGCCGCTGGATGGCGTGGCGCAGCGCCTTGGAGGGGATGGTGGCGGTGTGCGTGCAGGCCCCGCCCACCAGCGCACCCTGTTCCACGGTGCACACCTTGCGGCCGGACTTCACCGCCTTCATCGAGGCCCCTTCACCGCCGGGACCGGAGCCGAGGACCACCACGTCGAACCGCCGAGCGCTCATGGGGCCGGAGTGTTCCCCCAACCCCGGCCCCGAGGGAAGAAATCACCTGGGGGCCGGGCACTGCTTCACACTTCAGTTCTCGAGGGTGGCCGTGATGGACACGCCGCTGTAGGCCGCGTAGCCGTGCATCATCACGTAGTAGGTGCCCGTCCTGAGGACGTAGGTCTGGCACGTCTCCGTGGTGCCGCCATTGCCGGACTTGCAGTCATAGGACGTGGTGTCCGGCCGGATGGCCTCCTTGACGTACACGTCCGCATCCCCGGTCCCACCGCTGGTCCTCACGGTGAGGAACTTCGAGGTGTCCGTCACGTTGATGCTCCAGTAGCGCACGGAGCCCTGGGCCCCGGACAGGCCCGTCACCGTCTGCCCGAGCGTCAGCACGCCCGTGGGGGGATTGGGATTGGTCCCGCCGGTGACGTAGACGCCGCGCAGGGAGGCGTTGGCGAGCGTCCCGGACGAGGACGCGTTGTACACGCGCACGTGCCAGGTGCCCGCCGTGGGGTTGTCCACGTAGCACGTCTGGTTGTTGTTGACGGCGCCGCCCGAGGCGCCGACGCAGTCATACGAAGACAGGGTGGGCGCGCTGCCACGCTTCGCGTAGAGGTGCGCGGTGGCGCCAGAGCCGCCGGAGGTGCTGAAGGTGACCTTCGTGGCCCCCGTCGGGACCTCGAGCGTGTAGTCGCAGGAGAAGCCTCCCGGCGGCGCGCTCAGGCCGTACGTGGGGGTGTTGTTGCCGAGCGGGCTGGTGGTCGTGCACCCCGGCTGTCCCCCCGACAGGGTGTACGTCCCCGTGATGCTCGCGTTGGAGAACGACCCGGTGCCGTACAGGCGCGCCCAGTAGATGCCCGAGGACGACACGGGGAGGGAGCAGGTCTCTTGGTTGGTGCCGTAGTAGCTGGCCGACTTGCAGTCGTAGACCGTCTCGGTGGGAGAGCCCTCCCGGCGCACGAACAGGTCCGCGTTGCCGCTGCCCCCGGTGGTGTTGAACGTCACGGTGGTGGCGCCGGTGGGGACATAGAGCTTGTAGATGCAGGACCAGTTGCCCGCGTCCGCGCTGATGCCGCTCAGGGGCACGTCCTTGGTCAGGGTCGTGCTGCTGGTGCAGCCCGTCGGGCCGGACGGCGTGGACGTCGCCTTCAGGCTCAGGCCGCTGAACGCCGCGTAGCCGTAGACCTTCACGTAATACGTGCCCACCTGCGAGCCGGTGATGGAGCAGGACTCCGCGTTGCTGCCACCGTTGGAGACGCAGTCATTCACCCCGGACGTCGGCTCCGCGCCGTACTTCACGTACAGGTCCGCGTCGCCCGAGCCGCCGGTGGTGGTGAAGGTCAGGTTGCTGTTCGCGGACGCGACGTACAGCGTGTACGTGCAGGACCACTCGCCCGCGTTCGCGCTGATGCCGGTGACGGCCACGTTGGGGGTGAGGGCGATGTTGCCGGTGCAGCTGGCCAGGGCCTGCACCTGTTCTTCCGGCGGGGGGCCTTTCTCCGCTTCCGGGCCCTGCTCCATCTCCGCACCGCAGCCCGTCAGGGCACACGTCAGCCACGCCGCGGCGAAAGCCTTCCATGCAAGACGCTTCAAGGTCTGCTCCTCGGTTGTTGAGAAAGTGTTGCGTCCGGGGCGGCGAAAGTCTGTCGTTGCCGGCCGTCGGATGAGGAGAACACTAGCAAGCGTGTCTGACATTTTTAGGGGCGAGGAAGAGGCTCGCGCCGCTCGCCAGACGCTTCCAGACCGCGCGCGCGTCGAGCTTGATGAGGACCTCGGGCGCCTCGTCCGCCTGCTCCTCCGGAGAGAGCGAGTCCCATTCCTCCGTGTCGAGCACCTCCGGGACGACGAGCGTGCGCAGGTCCGGAGGTTTCTGCGACTTGATGACCGTGCGGCCGTTCATCACGTAGTGCGTGAGATGTTTTGCGTGCAGCTGGGACGCGTCGCCAAAGAGGGTGAGCCACGCGCCGGAGCCGGAGTCGACAAGCTCGGCCTCCACCACGCCGGCCGCGTACGTGACGCTGTCCGGGGAGCGCGCGACCAGGGCCTCGCGTACGCGCAGCGTCCCTGTGCACACGAAGGAGAAGCCGGCGCCCACGAAGAGGTTCTGGCACGTGACGTCGCCGAACACGACGAGGACGCCCTGGTCCTGCCCGGCGAA includes the following:
- the sthA gene encoding Si-specific NAD(P)(+) transhydrogenase, with product MSARRFDVVVLGSGPGGEGASMKAVKSGRKVCTVEQGALVGGACTHTATIPSKALRHAIQRLLDVQLDHPELRAELARHTTFKDMMRKATNVVSKQVQLRTTFYERNRVELVVGRAKFRDAHTVEVTEPRGSVELLTADAFVVATGSRPYRPAGVDFRHPRIFDSDTILKLSESPLSMIIYGAGVIGCEYASMFRMLGVKVDLVNTRDRLLSFLDDEISDALSYHLREQGVLIRHQEEMVSVEPHDDSVVLHLKSGKRLKADVFLWANGRSGNSQDLGLEALGIAVDSRGCIQVNDGYQTSVPHIYAVGDVVGAPSLASASYDQGRFAATHIVEGRMEHKLVKDIPTGIYTSPEISSLGRTERELTQAGVPYEVGHAFFKSLARAQITGRTVGMLKLLFHRETREILGIHCFGDNASEIIHIGQAIMAQDWPGNGIDYFINTTFNYPTMAEAYRVAALNGLNRLF
- a CDS encoding PPC domain-containing protein — its product is MKRLAWKAFAAAWLTCALTGCGAEMEQGPEAEKGPPPEEQVQALASCTGNIALTPNVAVTGISANAGEWSCTYTLYVASANSNLTFTTTGGSGDADLYVKYGAEPTSGVNDCVSNGGSNAESCSITGSQVGTYYVKVYGYAAFSGLSLKATSTPSGPTGCTSSTTLTKDVPLSGISADAGNWSCIYKLYVPTGATTVTFNTTGGSGNADLFVRREGSPTETVYDCKSASYYGTNQETCSLPVSSSGIYWARLYGTGSFSNASITGTYTLSGGQPGCTTTSPLGNNTPTYGLSAPPGGFSCDYTLEVPTGATKVTFSTSGGSGATAHLYAKRGSAPTLSSYDCVGASGGAVNNNQTCYVDNPTAGTWHVRVYNASSSGTLANASLRGVYVTGGTNPNPPTGVLTLGQTVTGLSGAQGSVRYWSINVTDTSKFLTVRTSGGTGDADVYVKEAIRPDTTSYDCKSGNGGTTETCQTYVLRTGTYYVMMHGYAAYSGVSITATLEN